One window from the genome of [Clostridium] celerecrescens 18A encodes:
- a CDS encoding exonuclease domain-containing protein, whose product MSIRQFTGRRLNEYAENYVVFDLETTGISAEEDSIIEISAIKVKGHEPVAEFSTLVNPGTHIPAGATNVNGITDDMVREAPGLKEVLPEFLSFIEGEILVGHNIQSFDLLFLYRAAEELLGREVANDYVDTLFMAKACLPQLNRYRLTDISAYFHIDTDGAHRALNDCVMNQRCYEHMGKLHHKEEAEICPQCGGVLKRRSGKFGEFYGCTNFPQCRFTRNV is encoded by the coding sequence ATGTCCATCAGACAGTTCACAGGCAGACGTTTAAACGAATATGCAGAGAATTACGTGGTATTTGATCTGGAAACAACAGGCATCAGTGCCGAAGAAGATTCTATTATAGAGATTTCCGCGATCAAGGTGAAGGGACATGAGCCTGTTGCCGAGTTTAGTACACTGGTTAATCCTGGGACCCATATTCCGGCCGGTGCTACCAATGTTAATGGAATTACAGATGATATGGTAAGAGAGGCGCCTGGACTAAAGGAGGTTCTGCCGGAATTTCTTTCCTTTATTGAAGGGGAAATTCTGGTAGGGCATAATATTCAGTCCTTTGACCTGCTTTTCCTGTATAGGGCTGCAGAGGAGCTTTTGGGAAGAGAGGTGGCAAATGATTATGTTGACACCCTTTTTATGGCAAAAGCCTGCTTGCCCCAGCTAAACCGCTACCGCCTGACGGATATTTCGGCGTATTTCCATATTGATACAGATGGAGCCCACCGGGCACTTAATGATTGTGTCATGAACCAGAGATGCTATGAGCATATGGGGAAACTGCATCATAAAGAAGAGGCTGAGATCTGCCCCCAATGCGGCGGAGTGCTTAAGCGCCGCAGCGGAAAATTCGGGGAATTTTATGGCTGTACAAATTTTCCGCAGTGCCGTTTTACAAGGAATGTTTAA
- a CDS encoding ABC transporter substrate-binding protein, with protein sequence MRKYKWGIAAALVLSAIVMNGCGKAGGTQTQAVSADADNSRKNDRVVVVMGVSSEPESGFDPAYGWGAGEHVHEPLIQSTLTVTDKDLNIGYDLATDLKVSSDGMTWTVKIRDDVFFTDGKKLTGKDVAFTYNTLRDTSSVNDFTMLDRAEALDDATIEFHMKHPYSIWPYTMAVTGIVPEHAYGPDYGEHPIGSGRYILKQWDRGQQVILEANPDYYGEAPKMKRVTVLFMEEDGALAAVQSGQADIAYTAASYSDLTVPGYGLLDCKTVDNRGFNLPAIPSGSVSEEGIPLGNDFTSDGKVRRAINIGIDREEMINNVLNGYGSPAYSVCDKMPWYEPSAKTEYDPEGAMALLDEAGWNMGSDGIRVKDGKRAELQFLYPAGDSVRQALAADTINQLKKLGIDGQMEGASWDTAYDRAQSQPLIWGWGAHTPMELYNIYHTMEETGLAAYSPYANPKLDQYMDEALAESDLEKSYELWKKAQWDGETGITQNGDIPWIWLVNIDHLYWVRDGLKVADQKLHPHGHGWSIVNNVDQWSWEQ encoded by the coding sequence ATGAGAAAGTATAAATGGGGGATCGCTGCGGCGTTGGTGCTGTCTGCCATAGTTATGAACGGCTGCGGAAAGGCCGGGGGGACACAGACACAGGCGGTTTCAGCCGATGCAGATAATAGCAGGAAAAATGACAGAGTCGTTGTGGTAATGGGCGTCAGTTCAGAGCCTGAATCAGGATTCGATCCGGCTTATGGCTGGGGAGCCGGGGAGCACGTCCATGAACCTTTGATACAAAGTACACTTACGGTCACGGATAAGGATTTAAACATTGGTTATGACCTGGCAACGGACTTAAAGGTCAGCAGCGACGGCATGACCTGGACCGTAAAGATCAGGGATGACGTGTTCTTTACGGATGGGAAAAAATTGACCGGGAAGGATGTGGCATTTACATATAATACTTTGAGAGATACCAGTTCTGTGAATGATTTCACAATGCTTGACCGGGCAGAGGCATTGGATGATGCGACCATAGAGTTCCATATGAAGCATCCCTATTCCATCTGGCCATACACCATGGCTGTGACAGGAATCGTGCCGGAACATGCCTACGGACCGGATTATGGGGAACATCCCATCGGATCCGGAAGGTACATATTAAAGCAATGGGACAGAGGGCAGCAGGTGATCCTGGAAGCCAATCCGGACTATTATGGAGAAGCACCAAAGATGAAACGGGTAACGGTACTCTTCATGGAAGAGGATGGGGCTTTGGCGGCGGTCCAGTCCGGTCAGGCAGATATTGCATATACGGCTGCCTCCTATTCGGACCTTACGGTACCCGGGTATGGCCTTTTAGACTGCAAAACCGTGGATAACCGTGGATTTAACCTTCCGGCCATTCCCTCCGGAAGCGTATCGGAAGAGGGAATTCCTCTGGGAAATGACTTTACCAGTGATGGTAAGGTCAGAAGAGCGATCAACATTGGAATCGACCGGGAAGAAATGATAAATAACGTGCTGAACGGATACGGCAGTCCCGCTTACAGCGTCTGTGATAAAATGCCATGGTATGAGCCTTCCGCAAAGACAGAATATGATCCAGAGGGGGCAATGGCGTTGCTTGATGAGGCAGGCTGGAATATGGGCAGTGACGGAATCAGAGTGAAGGACGGGAAACGGGCGGAACTCCAATTCCTTTATCCGGCAGGAGATTCTGTAAGGCAGGCCCTTGCGGCAGACACCATCAATCAGCTTAAAAAGCTGGGAATTGACGGACAGATGGAAGGTGCAAGCTGGGATACTGCCTATGACAGGGCTCAATCACAGCCTTTGATCTGGGGCTGGGGGGCTCATACTCCCATGGAGCTTTATAATATTTACCATACCATGGAGGAAACCGGGCTTGCAGCCTATTCCCCTTATGCCAATCCAAAGCTGGACCAGTACATGGATGAAGCTCTGGCAGAAAGTGATCTGGAAAAATCCTATGAGCTGTGGAAAAAAGCCCAGTGGGATGGAGAAACAGGCATTACCCAAAACGGAGATATTCCATGGATCTGGCTTGTAAATATTGATCATTTATATTGGGTAAGGGATGGATTAAAGGTTGCTGACCAGAAGCTTCACCCCCACGGCCACGGCTGGTCAATTGTAAATAATGTGGATCAGTGGAGCTGGGAACAATGA
- a CDS encoding transglycosylase domain-containing protein, whose translation MRIGTIMRRILFLLMTVCLLAGFTVAYKGYEMYREALLETGLQERVEAIRDKEGYTEYENLPQIYVNAVISVEDHRFYRHNGIDFIAIARAAVNDIRAGRFVEGGSTITQQLAKNLYFDQDKEIARKAAEVFMAYDIERNYTKDEIFELYVNCIYFGDGYYSVGAASEGYFKKGPEEMTEYESTLLAGVPNAPSKYAPSKNPVLAEKRQMKVLQRMEKCGYFSAQEAETVAEQMVAVR comes from the coding sequence ATGAGAATTGGAACAATTATGAGAAGGATTTTGTTTTTGCTGATGACGGTATGCCTTTTAGCCGGATTCACTGTGGCATATAAAGGATATGAGATGTACCGGGAGGCTCTTTTGGAAACCGGGCTTCAGGAACGGGTGGAGGCGATTCGGGATAAGGAAGGGTATACGGAATACGAAAACCTGCCCCAGATTTATGTGAATGCGGTCATATCCGTTGAGGATCACCGTTTTTACCGCCATAACGGGATCGACTTTATTGCCATAGCCAGGGCTGCTGTAAACGATATCAGAGCCGGGCGGTTTGTGGAAGGCGGAAGCACCATAACCCAGCAGCTTGCTAAGAACCTATATTTTGACCAGGACAAAGAGATTGCCAGAAAGGCGGCTGAAGTGTTCATGGCCTATGATATTGAGAGAAATTATACCAAGGATGAAATTTTTGAATTGTATGTAAACTGCATTTATTTTGGAGACGGATATTACAGCGTGGGCGCTGCCAGCGAGGGCTACTTTAAAAAAGGGCCGGAGGAAATGACGGAGTATGAGAGTACTCTCTTAGCCGGTGTTCCCAATGCCCCTTCCAAATACGCTCCATCAAAAAATCCTGTTCTGGCGGAGAAAAGGCAGATGAAGGTACTTCAAAGAATGGAGAAGTGCGGATATTTTTCAGCGCAGGAGGCGGAGACCGTGGCGGAGCAGATGGTGGCCGTTCGATGA
- a CDS encoding GNAT family N-acetyltransferase — MQFIIERAVPADYQTVADLIQSVWQQIQQKDWFVADDSDYTCHTLKEGNGIGFKAYETDSGALAGVFLAALPGSGAENLGRDIGLPEMELGKVAHMESIAILPQYRGNGLQYSMMKTAEEELRKQGYRYLMCTVHPENRYSKNNIIKQGYEVVLTKEKYGGYVRDILLKKLSLNAGVLQTFA; from the coding sequence ATGCAGTTTATAATCGAAAGAGCGGTCCCTGCGGATTATCAGACCGTTGCTGACCTGATACAATCGGTGTGGCAGCAAATCCAGCAGAAGGACTGGTTTGTTGCCGATGATTCGGATTACACCTGCCATACACTTAAAGAAGGAAATGGAATCGGTTTTAAGGCTTATGAAACAGATTCCGGGGCCTTGGCAGGTGTTTTTCTTGCTGCTTTGCCGGGAAGTGGGGCAGAAAACCTTGGCCGGGACATCGGTCTTCCTGAAATGGAATTGGGAAAAGTCGCCCATATGGAGTCGATCGCTATTCTTCCGCAATACAGGGGGAACGGCCTTCAGTATTCCATGATGAAGACCGCAGAGGAGGAGCTTAGGAAACAGGGCTATCGGTATCTGATGTGTACGGTTCATCCGGAAAACAGATACAGCAAAAATAACATAATCAAACAGGGTTATGAGGTTGTCCTGACCAAAGAAAAGTATGGCGGATATGTAAGAGATATCTTATTAAAGAAGCTTTCCTTAAATGCCGGGGTTTTGCAAACGTTTGCTTAA
- a CDS encoding ABC transporter ATP-binding protein, which translates to MEEKKTVLSVKSLSVSFTQYEQWIKRTTLLAVKDVSLTVREGELVAVVGSSGSGKSLLAHGVLGILPYNAAWSGEISYYGEQLTENRMGQLRGKEIVLVPQSVSYLDPLMKAGPQIRKGKRDQGSMGESLKTLKRYGLDETVEKLYPFELSGGMTRRILISTAVMENPKLVIADEPTPGLHLEAAKRVLSHFREMADEGTGVLLITHDLELALEVADRIVVFYAGTCVEEASAADFRDEGLLRHPYSKALYRAMPDHGFRAAPGAQPYLKDRPSGCPYAPRCEYREVRCLKEVNYVGLAGGMVRCVKAEEG; encoded by the coding sequence TTGGAAGAGAAGAAAACGGTTCTGTCGGTAAAAAGCCTGTCAGTATCATTTACCCAATATGAACAATGGATCAAAAGGACCACTCTTTTGGCTGTCAAGGACGTAAGCCTGACCGTGAGAGAAGGAGAACTGGTGGCTGTGGTGGGTTCCAGCGGTTCAGGAAAAAGCCTTCTGGCTCATGGTGTGCTGGGAATCCTGCCTTATAATGCGGCATGGTCCGGGGAGATCTCTTATTATGGGGAGCAGCTTACGGAAAACCGGATGGGACAGCTTCGGGGGAAGGAGATCGTTCTGGTTCCTCAGAGCGTGTCTTATCTGGATCCTCTGATGAAGGCGGGGCCTCAGATCAGGAAAGGGAAACGGGATCAGGGGAGCATGGGCGAAAGCCTTAAAACCCTTAAGCGGTATGGGCTTGATGAGACTGTGGAAAAGCTTTATCCCTTTGAACTGTCAGGGGGAATGACCAGAAGGATCTTAATTTCCACTGCTGTCATGGAAAACCCCAAGCTGGTGATAGCGGATGAGCCTACCCCGGGCCTGCATCTGGAGGCGGCAAAACGGGTGCTGTCCCATTTTCGGGAAATGGCCGATGAAGGGACCGGTGTACTTCTCATCACCCATGATCTGGAGCTGGCTCTGGAGGTCGCTGACCGGATTGTGGTATTCTATGCAGGTACCTGCGTTGAGGAAGCTTCTGCCGCTGATTTCAGAGACGAAGGACTCCTTCGCCATCCATATTCAAAGGCCCTTTACAGGGCTATGCCGGATCATGGTTTCCGGGCAGCACCGGGAGCCCAGCCCTATTTAAAGGACCGCCCCTCAGGCTGCCCCTATGCCCCCAGGTGCGAGTACCGGGAGGTAAGGTGTTTAAAGGAAGTGAATTATGTCGGCCTGGCTGGAGGTATGGTCCGGTGCGTAAAAGCAGAGGAGGGATAA
- a CDS encoding ABC transporter ATP-binding protein: MRLEAKNISFRYDNGNKQILNNLTMYLDSGERLGLIAPSGFGKTTCCKILAGYEKPDQGEVLLDRKPLSSCKGYCPVQMIWQHPENSVNPRLKLKEVLKEGDGVEDRVIEGLGIEPAWLNRYPAEVSGGELQRFCIARALGGGTRFLLADEISTMLDLITQSQIWNFLISEVERRNIGLLVVSHSQGLIEHVCTRKLDLRGQ, encoded by the coding sequence TTGAGACTGGAAGCGAAAAACATATCATTCCGGTATGATAATGGGAATAAACAGATATTAAATAATCTGACCATGTACCTGGACAGCGGCGAACGTCTGGGGCTGATTGCTCCCAGTGGTTTTGGGAAGACCACATGCTGTAAAATTCTTGCCGGATATGAAAAGCCGGATCAGGGAGAGGTTCTTTTAGACAGGAAGCCTCTTTCTTCCTGCAAGGGATATTGTCCGGTCCAGATGATCTGGCAGCATCCGGAAAACTCTGTGAACCCAAGGTTAAAGCTAAAGGAGGTTTTAAAGGAGGGGGATGGAGTGGAAGACCGGGTGATCGAAGGTCTTGGCATCGAACCGGCATGGTTAAACCGGTACCCGGCTGAGGTTTCGGGAGGCGAGCTTCAGCGTTTCTGCATTGCCCGGGCACTTGGCGGTGGAACCAGGTTTCTCCTTGCAGATGAGATCAGCACCATGCTGGATTTGATCACCCAGAGCCAGATCTGGAATTTCCTCATATCAGAAGTGGAGAGGCGTAACATCGGCCTTTTGGTAGTCAGTCATTCCCAGGGCCTTATAGAACACGTATGCACAAGAAAACTTGATTTGCGCGGGCAATGA
- the larB gene encoding nickel pincer cofactor biosynthesis protein LarB: MDIRDMLNLVKSGEMEIQEAEQLLKDLPYEDLGYAKLDHHRALRSGFGETVFCQGKPDPYLVEIYRKFYERDGEVLGTRASEEQFELVKSVVPEVRYDSISRILKVEQPEKERKGCVAVCTGGTADIPVAEEAAQTAEYFGCHVDRIYDVGVAGIHRLLSQRDRIRNANCIIAVAGMEGALGTVIAGLADCPVIAVPTSVGYGASFHGLSALLTMLNSCANGISVVNIDNGYGAGYLATQINRLAVK, from the coding sequence ATGGATATTAGAGATATGCTTAACTTGGTAAAATCAGGAGAAATGGAAATTCAGGAGGCAGAACAGCTGTTAAAGGATCTTCCTTATGAAGACCTGGGTTATGCAAAGCTGGACCATCACAGGGCGCTTCGTTCCGGCTTTGGAGAGACGGTCTTTTGCCAGGGCAAGCCGGACCCATACCTGGTGGAGATTTATAGGAAATTCTATGAAAGAGACGGTGAGGTGCTGGGAACCAGGGCCTCAGAGGAGCAATTTGAACTGGTAAAATCCGTTGTGCCGGAGGTTCGGTATGATTCCATATCCAGGATCTTAAAGGTAGAGCAGCCGGAAAAAGAAAGGAAGGGTTGCGTAGCGGTCTGTACAGGCGGTACAGCTGACATCCCGGTGGCGGAGGAGGCGGCGCAGACAGCAGAATATTTCGGCTGCCACGTGGACCGGATATACGATGTGGGAGTAGCCGGAATCCACCGTCTTCTGTCCCAGAGGGATAGGATCCGGAATGCCAACTGCATTATTGCAGTGGCAGGAATGGAAGGGGCTTTGGGAACGGTGATCGCGGGGCTGGCGGACTGCCCGGTCATCGCGGTTCCCACCTCGGTAGGCTATGGAGCCAGCTTTCATGGGCTCTCAGCTCTTCTTACAATGCTTAATTCCTGTGCCAATGGAATTTCCGTTGTCAATATTGATAATGGATATGGGGCGGGGTATCTTGCGACACAAATCAATCGACTGGCGGTGAAATAA
- the larC gene encoding nickel pincer cofactor biosynthesis protein LarC, whose product MGKILYLECNSGISGDMTVGALLDLGADKQALTKALQSLGVDGYHLHFGRTRKCGLDAYDFDVHLENEGHDHKWDHNHDHTHDQDHEYDHNHDHDHDHDNDHSHSQGHDHSHKHDQSQIHRNLQDIYTIIDRLDTNGRVKAMAKRMFDIVAEAESKAHGIPMEKVHFHEVGAIDSIVDIIGVAVCVDSLGVDEIVVSPLAEGYGSIRCQHGVIPVPVPATANIVSAHGLKLRLTDNEGEMVTPTGAAIAAALGTRKNLPSSFQILKTGLGAGKKDFKQANVLRAMLLLEEEEGAGENMWVLEANIDDCSGESFGFAMESLLEAGAADVWYTPVFMKKNRPAYMLSLICREEEISRMEDILFIQTTTIGVRRYPVARTILDRKKKKVMTEFGEADVKICTYKDRTFCYPEFESVRSICRQNGLDYQTVYSIIRREAEK is encoded by the coding sequence ATGGGAAAAATACTGTATTTGGAATGTAACTCAGGAATCAGTGGTGATATGACGGTAGGCGCTCTTTTAGACCTGGGAGCAGATAAGCAGGCTCTTACAAAGGCCCTGCAAAGCCTGGGAGTGGACGGTTATCATCTTCATTTTGGCAGGACCAGGAAATGCGGACTGGATGCTTATGATTTTGATGTTCATCTGGAAAATGAAGGGCATGACCATAAGTGGGATCACAACCATGATCATACTCATGACCAAGACCATGAGTATGACCATAACCACGACCATGACCATGACCACGACAATGACCACAGCCACAGCCAAGGCCACGACCATAGCCATAAACATGATCAGTCCCAAATTCACCGGAATCTTCAGGATATATACACAATCATTGACCGGCTGGATACCAATGGCAGGGTAAAGGCAATGGCAAAGCGGATGTTTGATATTGTAGCAGAGGCGGAGTCAAAGGCTCATGGGATCCCTATGGAAAAGGTCCATTTTCATGAGGTTGGAGCCATTGATTCCATTGTAGACATCATTGGTGTGGCGGTTTGTGTGGACAGCCTTGGTGTGGATGAGATCGTGGTATCTCCTTTGGCGGAAGGATATGGCAGCATCCGCTGCCAGCATGGCGTTATCCCGGTTCCTGTTCCGGCAACAGCTAACATTGTTTCGGCCCATGGTCTGAAGCTTCGTCTTACGGACAATGAAGGGGAGATGGTGACTCCTACCGGTGCTGCCATAGCTGCCGCCCTTGGGACAAGAAAGAATCTTCCTTCCTCCTTTCAGATTTTAAAGACAGGGCTTGGTGCAGGGAAAAAGGATTTTAAACAGGCAAACGTTCTGCGGGCCATGCTGCTTCTGGAAGAGGAAGAAGGGGCAGGAGAAAATATGTGGGTATTAGAGGCCAATATTGACGATTGCAGCGGGGAGTCCTTTGGCTTTGCCATGGAGTCCTTATTGGAAGCCGGAGCAGCTGATGTCTGGTATACGCCTGTATTCATGAAAAAGAACCGTCCAGCCTATATGCTTAGCCTGATCTGCCGGGAAGAGGAGATAAGCAGAATGGAAGACATTCTGTTCATTCAGACCACAACCATCGGAGTCAGAAGATACCCGGTAGCCAGAACCATTTTAGACCGGAAAAAAAAGAAGGTCATGACGGAATTCGGGGAGGCGGATGTAAAAATCTGCACCTACAAAGACAGGACATTCTGCTACCCGGAATTTGAAAGTGTAAGAAGTATTTGCAGACAAAATGGGCTGGATTATCAGACCGTATACAGCATCATACGCAGGGAGGCGGAGAAATAA
- a CDS encoding ABC transporter permease → MKSGRLGRNVFWFLLKQLTRMAVLLFLVSAAAFFLVSVSPIDPLKVNIGQAALGSMSQEQIAKLSEYWGTGLPPAERFLSWAGDFLKGDMGTSLLYRQPVSHVIGMKLSNSLWLMAASWLVSGGAGFALGTLAGANRGKAVDKVISAYALMTASTPAFWLALVLLMVFAVWLKMLPIGLSVPIGMEAAEVTVKDRVVHGILPCLTLSITGMSNILLHTRGKMIQVMESDYVLFARARGESKSQIVFRHGIRNILLPALTLQFASVSEIFGGSVLVEQVFSYPGLGQAAVTAGLGGDIPLLLGITVISAAIVFTGNFIANVLYGVVDPKMRKGRKVA, encoded by the coding sequence ATGAAAAGCGGCCGGCTGGGAAGGAATGTCTTTTGGTTTTTATTGAAACAGCTCACACGGATGGCTGTCCTCCTTTTTTTAGTAAGCGCAGCAGCCTTCTTTCTGGTATCGGTTTCCCCGATTGATCCGTTAAAGGTCAATATTGGCCAAGCAGCCCTTGGCTCTATGAGCCAGGAGCAGATCGCAAAGCTTTCGGAATACTGGGGAACCGGCTTACCGCCGGCAGAACGGTTCCTGTCCTGGGCCGGCGATTTTCTAAAGGGGGATATGGGAACTTCTCTTTTATACCGCCAGCCGGTTTCCCATGTGATAGGAATGAAGCTGTCAAATTCTCTGTGGCTGATGGCAGCTTCCTGGCTGGTTTCCGGAGGGGCTGGCTTTGCCCTGGGAACACTGGCTGGTGCTAACAGGGGAAAAGCGGTGGATAAGGTGATCTCCGCTTATGCTCTTATGACAGCAAGCACCCCGGCTTTCTGGCTGGCGCTGGTGCTTTTGATGGTGTTTGCTGTCTGGCTTAAGATGCTTCCTATTGGACTAAGCGTTCCCATAGGCATGGAAGCGGCAGAGGTCACTGTAAAGGACCGGGTAGTGCATGGGATCTTGCCCTGCCTGACTCTTTCCATTACCGGAATGTCCAATATCCTTCTCCATACAAGAGGGAAAATGATCCAGGTTATGGAAAGTGATTATGTTCTCTTTGCAAGAGCAAGGGGAGAGTCCAAAAGCCAGATTGTCTTTCGCCACGGAATCAGGAACATTCTCCTGCCTGCCCTGACCCTTCAGTTTGCTTCGGTCAGCGAAATCTTTGGAGGTTCGGTTTTGGTGGAACAGGTATTTTCCTATCCGGGACTGGGCCAGGCGGCTGTGACAGCCGGACTTGGCGGTGATATTCCTTTGCTTCTGGGGATCACGGTCATCAGTGCGGCTATTGTATTTACAGGAAACTTTATTGCAAACGTACTTTATGGCGTGGTGGACCCCAAAATGAGGAAAGGGAGGAAGGTCGCATGA
- the larE gene encoding ATP-dependent sacrificial sulfur transferase LarE — protein MEQNMLEIKKRLEQMMAEYAKEDICLAFSGGVDSSLLLKVAADAAGKTGKTVYAVTFDSRLHPSCDLEIAARVAKELGGIHKVVSVNELEQEEIRFNPVNRCYLCKNKLFQSLKDYAGEMNIPYIMDGTNEDDLHVYRPGIKALRELGIISPLAELHITKAQVKELASWYGISVASRPSAPCMATRLPYGTEIDYDILNLIGKGEEFVSSLVKGNVRLRLHKDIVRIEVDKEAMGNLMEKSREIITYLKELGFIYITMDLEGFRSGSMDVGIKPIE, from the coding sequence ATGGAACAGAACATGTTGGAAATAAAAAAAAGACTGGAACAGATGATGGCAGAGTACGCCAAAGAGGATATCTGCCTGGCTTTTTCCGGAGGAGTGGATTCCAGTTTGTTGTTAAAAGTAGCAGCAGATGCCGCAGGAAAGACGGGAAAAACCGTTTATGCGGTGACTTTTGACAGCCGTCTTCACCCTTCCTGTGATCTGGAAATCGCAGCCAGGGTTGCAAAGGAACTGGGAGGAATCCATAAGGTGGTCTCCGTAAATGAGCTGGAACAGGAGGAGATACGTTTTAATCCTGTAAACCGATGCTATTTGTGTAAAAATAAGCTGTTCCAGTCTTTAAAGGATTATGCGGGTGAAATGAACATCCCTTATATCATGGATGGAACCAATGAAGATGACCTGCATGTTTACCGTCCGGGAATCAAAGCCTTAAGAGAACTGGGAATCATCAGCCCCCTGGCAGAGCTTCACATCACCAAGGCCCAGGTAAAAGAGCTGGCCTCATGGTATGGGATCTCTGTGGCATCCAGGCCTTCTGCCCCATGTATGGCGACCCGTCTTCCCTATGGTACGGAAATTGATTATGATATCCTGAATCTTATTGGAAAAGGAGAGGAATTTGTAAGTTCTCTAGTGAAAGGAAATGTGCGTCTGAGGCTTCATAAAGACATTGTCCGCATCGAGGTGGACAAGGAAGCGATGGGAAATCTGATGGAGAAGAGCAGAGAGATCATCACTTATTTAAAAGAATTGGGCTTTATCTATATCACCATGGATCTGGAAGGATTCCGGTCCGGAAGCATGGATGTGGGGATCAAACCTATCGAATAA
- a CDS encoding ABC transporter permease, translating to MKQWNGRKSMVCLLVLFITLLAAVTIAGQLYRTEALVTDFSRKNMPPCFSHPFGTDWMGRDMFARTMTGLSMSIRIGLLTAAVSTVIAFFLGLFAASMGKAADGFVVGLIDLVMGIPHILLLVLISFALGKGFKGVVVGISLTHWTSLARLIRGEVLQLKESQYIKIARKLGHGGFETALKHMTPHLIPQLLVGLVLLFPHAILHEASITFLGFGLSSEQPAIGVILSESMKYLSMGKWWLALFPGIFLVAVVLLFHLTGEMVGRLIDPGALHQ from the coding sequence ATGAAACAATGGAATGGCCGGAAGTCCATGGTATGCCTCCTGGTACTTTTCATCACCCTTTTGGCAGCTGTGACCATTGCCGGGCAGCTTTACAGGACAGAGGCCCTTGTCACTGATTTTTCCAGAAAAAATATGCCGCCCTGTTTTTCTCACCCCTTTGGAACGGACTGGATGGGCCGGGATATGTTTGCCAGGACCATGACCGGTCTTTCCATGAGCATCCGCATTGGCCTTCTCACGGCAGCGGTCAGCACAGTGATTGCATTTTTCCTGGGACTTTTTGCAGCGTCCATGGGAAAGGCGGCGGATGGGTTTGTGGTCGGACTCATTGATCTTGTCATGGGGATCCCTCATATCCTCCTGCTGGTTTTGATCTCCTTTGCCTTGGGGAAGGGTTTTAAGGGCGTTGTGGTGGGAATTTCATTGACCCACTGGACTTCCCTTGCCAGGCTGATCAGGGGAGAGGTTCTTCAGCTTAAGGAGAGCCAGTACATAAAAATCGCCCGTAAGCTTGGTCACGGCGGGTTTGAAACCGCCCTTAAGCATATGACGCCTCATTTGATTCCTCAGCTTCTTGTTGGGCTTGTGCTGTTATTTCCCCATGCCATCCTTCATGAGGCCAGCATCACGTTCCTGGGCTTCGGGCTTTCCTCAGAGCAGCCTGCCATCGGTGTGATCCTGTCAGAGAGTATGAAATATCTGTCAATGGGGAAATGGTGGCTGGCGCTGTTTCCAGGAATATTTCTGGTTGCTGTTGTTTTACTGTTTCATCTAACTGGAGAGATGGTGGGCAGGCTTATAGACCCCGGTGCCCTGCATCAGTAG